DNA from Lemur catta isolate mLemCat1 chromosome 7, mLemCat1.pri, whole genome shotgun sequence:
GCCAGAGTCCCcaactctcctttcctttccatccCCTGCATCAGATCACTGGTGTACCCCTCTATGTCACACGTAGTGTTGGACACCAGCTGGGAGATCACCACCAAGGACttgaaggagaagaaggaggttGTGGAGGAGACAGAGAATGGAAGAGTTGCCCCTCCTAATGGGAAAGCTCATGAGGAAAATAGGGAGCAGGAGGCTGGCAAGGAGGtagatgaagaagaggaagaaggtggggaggaagaggaggaagaagctgatgatgaggaagaggatggagATGAAGATAAGGAAGCTGAAGGCACCACGGGCAAGTGGGCAGCTGAAGATGATGAGGACGATGATGTTGACACCAAGAAGCAGAAGACTGATGAGGATGACTAGacagcaaaaaaggaaaagttaaacttaaaaaaaaaaaaaatggccactGTGACCTGTGACCTATTCACCCTCCACTTCCCATCTCAGAATCTAAACTGTTCACCTCCAGTGGAGAGGCCCCTTTGCCCCTCACAAGCAGTGCCACCTGCAGGTGACACTGCTCTCCACCACCCAACAAAACCACAAGAATTTGCAacaggggaggaaaaaagaaccaaaacttCCAAAGccctgctttttttcttaaaagtactttacaaaggaaatttgtttctatttttattaacattttatattcttgtgcatagtgttagggtcagccaTTTTTAATGATCTTTGGACAACCAAACCCGCCTTTGGATGTTCTCTGTCCTACTTCTGACTTGACTTGTGGTATGACCATGTTCATTATAatctcaaaggagaaaaaaaaaacttgtaaaaaaaccccaaaaccacaCAAAAACAATCTTATTCCAAGCATTCCAGTATTCTTTTTTGTGTATGGACTTAGCTACATGTACTATGAAGTAGTTGGTTTGTATGAGATGGTTAAAAAGGCCAATGataaaaggtttcttttttttttcctttttttgtctaTGAAGgtagtgtttattttatttatctgtttattgaGCTGTTTGATGTATGTGTGAAACAGTGAATTTTATTTGGCTGAATTGTTCTagcaaagcaataaaaatgaaaaataaaataaaactattcaaatCCAAAAGTAGGCagtacatatgttaattagctagatttagtcattaCACAACacatatatacttcaaaatatcattttgtgCATAATAAACACAATTTTACCCCACATAATTGTCAGTTTTTGCAGTGTAAACATTTAACatccactctcttagcatttttcaagaatacaatacatcatcattaactacagtcaccatgctgtacaatatatcccttgaatttattcctcctaacagtagttttatatcatttgaccagcatctccccaACACCTACCCGCAACCTCCCCACCCTCTGTAAACATTATAgtactctctacttttatgagatcaacatttttagattccacatataagtgagatattgtgatatttgtctttctgtgcctatctggcaatttaaaaataagtaagtaaataaattattatcaataaaaaagtaGACTGTAAAGTAGgaaatgaagcaaaagaaaagcaacaacaaacaGATGAAACTtctgaataataaaatgatagaCCTAAATTGAACCATATCactaattacattaaatgtaaatgatctgaACACACCAATTTAAAACAGAGATAGTGAaactgaataaaaaagcaaaatctaGGTGATATtagctttatagaatgagttggggaggaccccatctttctcaatgttgtggaataatttctacgATTATAgctatgagttcttctttgtaagtttgataaaattcaggtgtgaacccctTGGATCTGCGACTTGTTTttgttggaatatttttaattgctgctttaatttctgtgcttgatactggtctattcaggaattctatttcttcctgattgagcctagg
Protein-coding regions in this window:
- the LOC123641581 gene encoding prothymosin alpha-like, which translates into the protein MSHVVLDTSWEITTKDLKEKKEVVEETENGRVAPPNGKAHEENREQEAGKEVDEEEEEGGEEEEEEADDEEEDGDEDKEAEGTTGKWAAEDDEDDDVDTKKQKTDEDD